A single Silvibacterium dinghuense DNA region contains:
- a CDS encoding GH39 family glycosyl hydrolase, producing MFLRRIAAFLVLGAPLLAQNPSTPNLSVREIAVDAAHRTGPHSSTPLMTVGAGRANEGLRADWQAQLATVQKEIGFRYLRFHGLLHDDMGVYAEDSAGHAMYNFQYVDALYDALLAQHIRPFVELSFMPAQLASGTKTVFWWKANVTPPKDMEKWNGLIRALMEHWKERYGEEEIARWYFEVWNEPDLDGFWSGTREQYFSLYKNTATEIKTVCAACRVGGPASARWEIEPAWLDFIAKNHVPADFLSTHTYGVVQGSFDADGHAGTVLDTKPDSIVGRVRDSRERIAHSATPQLELHYTEWSTSYTPADPIHDQYISAPFILEKLKAASPFAQSMSYWTFTDIFEEAGPRFTPFHGGFGLMNYEGIRKPAYFAYKFLAALGPDDVATNDAESWTTRKQDGSVQVLFWSYKAIAPPGKETNQTFYKREQPAQTTAPVALTVKGLKDGLYRMQVFRVGYEQNDAYTAYLHMGSPSQLTRAQVTALQAAASGDPEQTEAIEVNNGSVAERFSMRENDAVLVVLTPE from the coding sequence ATGTTCTTGCGCCGTATTGCAGCTTTCCTTGTCCTTGGAGCGCCTCTTCTGGCGCAGAACCCCAGTACCCCCAATCTCTCCGTGCGGGAGATCGCTGTGGATGCAGCGCATAGAACCGGGCCTCACTCGTCTACGCCGCTGATGACCGTAGGCGCGGGCCGCGCCAACGAAGGATTGAGGGCCGACTGGCAGGCGCAATTGGCCACGGTGCAGAAAGAGATCGGCTTTCGTTATCTGCGTTTTCATGGCCTGTTGCATGACGACATGGGTGTCTACGCCGAAGATTCCGCCGGGCATGCAATGTACAACTTCCAGTACGTCGATGCGCTCTACGATGCATTGCTTGCGCAGCACATCAGGCCGTTCGTAGAGCTGTCTTTTATGCCGGCGCAACTGGCAAGCGGGACGAAGACCGTCTTCTGGTGGAAGGCGAATGTGACACCGCCCAAAGACATGGAAAAGTGGAACGGGCTGATCCGCGCGCTGATGGAGCACTGGAAGGAGCGCTACGGAGAAGAGGAGATTGCGCGCTGGTACTTCGAGGTGTGGAATGAGCCGGACTTGGATGGCTTCTGGTCGGGGACACGGGAACAGTACTTCAGTCTCTACAAAAATACGGCTACAGAGATCAAGACGGTATGCGCCGCGTGCCGTGTCGGTGGTCCTGCTTCGGCGCGATGGGAGATAGAACCGGCCTGGCTGGACTTCATTGCGAAGAACCATGTGCCGGCGGACTTTCTTTCGACACATACCTATGGCGTAGTGCAGGGATCGTTCGATGCCGATGGCCATGCAGGTACGGTGCTGGATACGAAGCCGGACTCGATTGTGGGGCGGGTGCGCGACTCGCGGGAGCGGATTGCACATTCAGCCACACCGCAGCTGGAACTGCACTACACGGAGTGGAGTACCAGCTATACGCCTGCCGATCCGATCCATGACCAGTACATCTCGGCGCCCTTCATTCTGGAGAAGCTGAAGGCCGCTTCTCCATTCGCGCAGTCTATGTCGTACTGGACGTTCACCGATATCTTCGAAGAAGCGGGTCCGCGGTTTACGCCCTTTCATGGCGGCTTTGGGTTGATGAACTACGAAGGCATCCGGAAGCCCGCATATTTTGCATACAAATTTCTCGCCGCGCTCGGGCCGGACGATGTGGCGACGAACGATGCCGAAAGCTGGACGACGCGCAAACAGGATGGTTCGGTGCAGGTGCTGTTCTGGAGCTACAAAGCCATTGCTCCTCCAGGGAAGGAAACAAACCAGACCTTCTACAAGCGCGAGCAGCCGGCGCAGACCACGGCTCCTGTGGCTCTGACGGTGAAAGGCTTGAAAGATGGGCTCTACCGGATGCAGGTCTTCCGTGTGGGATATGAGCAGAATGATGCCTACACGGCATATCTGCACATGGGGTCGCCCAGCCAGCTGACGCGTGCGCAGGTAACGGCATTGCAGGCCGCGGCCAGTGGCGATCCGGAGCAGACGGAGGCGATAGAGGTGAACAATGGCAGCGTGGCGGAGCGCTTTTCCATGCGCGAGAACGATGCCGTGCTCGTGGTGCTCACGCCGGAATAG
- a CDS encoding carboxypeptidase-like regulatory domain-containing protein: MLKRLGISALSFFLGLLLLTGNSWAQQTLGGITGEVSDASGALISDATVTAVDTGTGLTRSVKTSASGAYLFSSLPIGTYSLTITHDGFETQKMPSILVQADRTATINASLKIGQTSESVTVEASPLMNAVDTTNGYILDKAQIDAVPLPTGSFTGVAILAPGVNAELPGGTGSNSGLGNAPIWANGQRDTSNSFLLNGVDASNLFNGKSTSQVASARIVNNTGVGNAGAGGVEQSSASVYLAIGNALPSPAPETLQEIRVNTSMYDAQQGATSGAHIDMSTETGTNKYHGQLYAHRGTDWLNAAPFFFKQSSFIPEDEKVPQLHRYIAGGSIGGPIIKDKLFGYVAYQHVHIADQEIGISRLVVPAALTDDRSAGALANVANEEFGTDITAADISPVALFLMQYKMPNGQYLMPSPTTSAAPTASDPYNASIPGTSYFTADQGIANLDWNATSKDTLAAKYYYQHDPLAAPYAYSNVSGFTQKLDTGSQVFSLNNTQLVKPALSITEVLGFLREKAYGVNEQPFGPAAAGISAFGSSYFPGISIIDNLGNDSSTYNPNGVYDASANIGPGSFTQSPFTGLFQNRIMPSASAIWTLGKHTVTFGGSYSYTQLNVRDDRTGKGMIATSDFGNFLEGNLAPQNTDYTTTSFMVGNANRYYRANQAGAYIQDKFQATPTLSLTAGIRYDWNGGLTEKDGKIFNFDPSGYAFDGNEVTSNGFVVAGNNKLFPTAGVSDTTLTGRQWGIGPRLGLAWEPKELNGKVVVRSGTGIYYDRGELFTYLSPGYAAGEVTGGPFGVNQTPPFVNTVQCNPNDPQPTVASDCGGTFNLSTPWGDSAANAPSGNPADISKYLPTVSEIENGAQLFSFANYNRANKLPYSINYTLDVQWQPRSDLAIDIAYVGNVGRHQVVPVPFNQAETASPTSPINGQNYTYGYSVQSAGSAADTYCNCSPATLADGTTYLATYEGGNIDLRVPYVGYSAESETYKAAGLSAYNAVTAHVEKRLSHGIQGGLSYTYSHSLDEQSAMGLFYNGNNPLDLHDGYASSDFDRTHVINFTWSYTSPAFLGENTLAGRALNSWTLQGLTVLQSGQPYSIIDYSGAVGSIYYGVSDGITNPIVPLAPGCTPKKAYTGKSGAFGTPALDSTCFTIPLLNGGALNGAIPANDTFETNFTSGQRNIFRQSWQKRADASLAKNFKITDSIAARYTFDVFNLTNTTSFDIPGDNVAQNDGYNDFPVAGTTPAPSAAACAAGTASSTPFYNCPSGLGYVTHTIGSPRQIQMSLRVTF, from the coding sequence ATGTTGAAGAGACTCGGCATATCTGCCCTTTCGTTTTTCCTTGGTCTACTCCTGCTCACCGGTAACAGCTGGGCTCAGCAGACCCTCGGCGGCATTACCGGCGAGGTTAGTGACGCCTCCGGAGCCCTCATCTCCGATGCCACCGTCACCGCCGTGGATACCGGTACCGGCCTGACGCGCTCTGTAAAGACCAGCGCCAGCGGTGCGTATCTCTTCTCAAGCCTCCCCATCGGCACCTATAGCCTCACCATCACCCATGACGGCTTCGAGACGCAGAAGATGCCCTCGATCCTCGTGCAGGCCGACCGCACGGCGACCATCAACGCCTCGCTCAAGATCGGCCAGACCAGTGAATCGGTCACCGTTGAAGCTTCCCCGCTGATGAATGCCGTCGATACGACGAACGGCTACATCCTCGATAAAGCGCAGATCGACGCCGTTCCTCTGCCCACTGGCAGCTTCACCGGTGTCGCCATTCTCGCTCCGGGTGTCAATGCCGAGCTGCCCGGCGGCACCGGATCCAACTCCGGCCTGGGCAATGCACCCATCTGGGCCAACGGCCAGCGCGACACATCGAACAGCTTCCTGCTGAACGGCGTCGATGCCTCGAACCTCTTCAACGGCAAGAGCACCAGCCAGGTGGCATCGGCCCGCATCGTCAACAACACCGGTGTCGGCAATGCCGGAGCCGGCGGTGTTGAGCAGAGTTCGGCATCGGTCTATCTCGCTATCGGCAACGCATTGCCCAGCCCGGCGCCTGAAACGCTACAGGAAATCCGCGTCAACACCTCTATGTACGATGCACAGCAGGGTGCCACCTCCGGTGCGCATATCGATATGAGCACCGAAACCGGCACCAACAAGTACCATGGCCAGCTTTACGCCCATCGCGGCACCGACTGGCTGAATGCCGCGCCCTTTTTCTTCAAGCAATCTTCCTTCATCCCGGAAGATGAAAAAGTACCGCAGCTGCATCGGTATATCGCTGGCGGCTCTATCGGCGGCCCCATCATCAAGGACAAGCTTTTCGGCTACGTCGCCTATCAGCATGTTCACATTGCAGACCAGGAGATCGGCATCTCCCGCCTCGTCGTTCCTGCCGCACTCACCGACGACCGCAGCGCCGGCGCGCTCGCGAACGTGGCGAACGAGGAGTTCGGAACCGACATCACCGCAGCCGACATCAGCCCGGTCGCTCTCTTCCTGATGCAGTACAAGATGCCGAACGGCCAGTACCTGATGCCGTCGCCGACGACCAGCGCCGCTCCCACTGCGAGCGACCCGTATAACGCATCCATCCCCGGCACCAGCTACTTCACCGCCGACCAGGGCATCGCCAACCTCGATTGGAACGCCACGTCGAAGGACACACTGGCCGCGAAGTACTACTACCAGCACGATCCGCTGGCCGCGCCCTATGCTTATTCCAACGTCTCCGGTTTTACCCAAAAGCTCGACACCGGCAGCCAGGTCTTCTCGCTCAATAACACCCAGCTTGTAAAACCGGCTCTTTCCATCACCGAAGTACTCGGCTTTCTTCGCGAAAAAGCTTATGGCGTCAATGAGCAGCCCTTCGGTCCGGCCGCAGCAGGCATCAGCGCCTTCGGCAGCTCCTATTTCCCGGGCATCAGCATCATCGACAATCTCGGCAACGACTCGTCAACATACAACCCGAACGGTGTTTACGACGCATCCGCGAATATCGGACCTGGCTCTTTTACCCAATCCCCCTTCACCGGCCTCTTTCAAAACCGCATCATGCCTTCGGCCAGCGCTATCTGGACACTCGGCAAGCACACTGTCACCTTCGGTGGCAGCTACTCCTACACCCAGCTCAACGTACGCGACGATCGTACGGGTAAGGGCATGATCGCTACCTCCGACTTCGGAAACTTTCTCGAAGGCAACCTTGCCCCACAAAACACCGACTACACGACAACATCCTTCATGGTAGGAAATGCGAATCGCTACTACCGGGCTAACCAGGCCGGCGCCTACATCCAAGACAAGTTCCAGGCAACCCCGACCCTCAGTCTTACCGCCGGCATTCGCTATGACTGGAACGGCGGGCTCACCGAGAAGGATGGAAAGATCTTCAACTTCGATCCTTCAGGCTATGCCTTTGACGGTAACGAGGTGACCAGCAACGGCTTCGTAGTTGCCGGCAACAATAAGCTGTTCCCCACTGCAGGCGTGAGTGACACGACGCTCACCGGCCGCCAATGGGGCATCGGCCCGCGCCTTGGCCTGGCATGGGAGCCGAAAGAACTCAACGGCAAGGTTGTCGTGCGCAGCGGCACCGGCATCTACTACGATCGCGGTGAGCTCTTCACCTATCTCTCCCCCGGTTATGCCGCGGGCGAAGTCACTGGCGGCCCCTTCGGCGTGAACCAGACTCCACCGTTCGTGAATACCGTGCAGTGCAATCCCAACGATCCGCAGCCCACCGTTGCCTCGGATTGCGGCGGCACATTCAATCTTTCCACCCCATGGGGCGACTCAGCCGCCAACGCACCCAGCGGCAATCCAGCCGACATCTCCAAATATCTTCCGACTGTCTCAGAGATTGAAAACGGCGCACAGCTCTTCTCTTTCGCGAACTACAACCGCGCCAACAAGCTCCCCTACAGCATCAACTACACGCTCGATGTGCAGTGGCAGCCGCGTAGCGATCTTGCCATCGATATCGCTTACGTCGGCAATGTGGGTCGTCACCAGGTGGTTCCGGTGCCGTTTAATCAGGCCGAAACCGCTTCTCCCACCAGCCCGATCAACGGGCAGAACTACACCTATGGATACTCGGTCCAAAGCGCCGGTTCAGCTGCGGATACATACTGCAACTGCTCTCCGGCCACACTGGCTGACGGCACTACCTATCTTGCTACTTATGAAGGCGGCAACATCGATCTCCGCGTTCCTTACGTCGGCTACTCGGCTGAATCCGAAACCTACAAGGCCGCTGGACTTTCTGCCTATAACGCGGTCACCGCACACGTGGAAAAGCGCCTGAGCCATGGTATCCAGGGCGGACTCTCTTATACCTACTCTCACTCGCTCGATGAGCAGAGCGCGATGGGCCTCTTCTATAACGGAAATAACCCGCTCGACCTCCATGACGGTTACGCTTCGTCTGACTTCGACCGCACTCACGTCATCAACTTCACCTGGTCTTATACCAGCCCTGCCTTCCTCGGCGAGAATACCCTTGCTGGCCGCGCACTCAACAGCTGGACGCTTCAGGGCCTCACTGTACTGCAGAGCGGCCAACCCTACAGCATCATCGACTACTCAGGCGCAGTAGGCTCCATCTACTACGGAGTCTCCGACGGTATCACCAATCCCATCGTGCCACTCGCTCCTGGCTGCACGCCGAAGAAGGCCTACACGGGCAAATCGGGTGCCTTCGGCACACCGGCTCTCGACTCCACCTGCTTCACCATCCCGCTGCTGAACGGTGGCGCGCTGAATGGTGCCATCCCCGCCAACGATACCTTCGAGACCAACTTCACCAGCGGTCAGCGCAATATCTTCCGTCAGTCCTGGCAGAAGCGTGCCGACGCCTCGCTGGCCAAGAACTTCAAGATCACCGACAGCATTGCTGCCCGCTATACTTTCGACGTCTTCAATCTCACCAACACCACCAGCTTCGACATCCCCGGAGACAACGTCGCACAGAACGACGGGTACAACGACTTCCCCGTTGCCGGGACGACACCAGCACCATCCGCAGCCGCCTGCGCAGCAGGCACAGCCTCCTCAACCCCCTTCTACAACTGCCCCTCGGGACTCGGCTACGTGACCCATACCATCGGCAGCCCGCGCCAGATCCAGATGTCCCTGCGCGTCACCTTCTAA
- a CDS encoding DUF2165 family protein codes for MMMLRLGKIVLLAAVAFFYTLVVFNNLTDYSSNWQFVHHVLLMDTTFPGNHGMWRALHPALLQTLFYDGIIVWEALTAVLAWIAVAKLLQALRAPAAVFSRAKSWAFAALTAAELLWFGAFLSVGGEWFLMWQSKIWNGQDAAFRMFTCIGIVFLLLALPEMDDKPPS; via the coding sequence ATGATGATGCTTCGGCTGGGCAAGATCGTGCTGCTGGCGGCAGTAGCTTTCTTCTACACGCTGGTGGTTTTCAACAACCTCACCGACTACAGCTCGAATTGGCAGTTCGTCCATCATGTGCTCTTGATGGACACGACCTTTCCCGGCAACCACGGCATGTGGCGGGCGCTGCATCCGGCACTCCTGCAGACGCTCTTCTATGACGGCATCATCGTCTGGGAGGCGCTGACCGCAGTGCTTGCCTGGATCGCCGTGGCGAAGCTGTTGCAGGCGTTGCGTGCGCCGGCGGCAGTATTTTCTCGCGCCAAATCGTGGGCTTTTGCTGCGCTTACGGCAGCCGAGCTGCTGTGGTTCGGCGCCTTTCTCAGCGTGGGCGGAGAATGGTTCCTGATGTGGCAATCGAAGATCTGGAACGGACAGGATGCGGCCTTCCGGATGTTCACCTGCATCGGGATTGTCTTCCTCCTGCTGGCGCTGCCGGAGATGGACGACAAGCCGCCATCCTGA
- a CDS encoding DUF899 domain-containing protein: protein MPSSKIHILRHEISSAAKEFVMQTHPVVSREEWLTARKALLAREKEETHLRDAINAQRLALPWVRVEKDYVFDTPTGRRSLAELFAGRSQLIVYHFMLAPGWAAGCPGCSFLADHFDGALPHLNHHDVTFTAVSRAPLSEIEAYKRRMGWHFPWVSSHSNDFNFDYHVSFLPGPGTNGTVHYNFTETPFPVSDDNTELPGMSSFFRDDDGHVYHTYSSYARGPEEWIGTLMILDRAPKGRNEKSTMDFVRRHDEYENLPKPHACCTEHA, encoded by the coding sequence ATGCCGTCAAGCAAGATCCATATCCTGCGCCACGAAATCAGCAGCGCCGCCAAGGAGTTCGTCATGCAAACTCACCCTGTCGTATCCCGTGAAGAGTGGCTCACCGCACGCAAAGCGCTGCTCGCCCGCGAAAAGGAAGAGACTCACCTGCGCGACGCCATCAACGCCCAGCGCCTTGCCCTGCCCTGGGTGAGGGTTGAAAAGGACTATGTTTTCGATACCCCGACTGGGCGCCGCTCTCTTGCCGAACTCTTCGCCGGCCGCAGCCAGCTCATCGTTTACCACTTCATGCTCGCTCCCGGATGGGCCGCAGGTTGCCCCGGCTGCTCCTTCCTTGCCGATCACTTCGACGGCGCGCTACCTCACCTGAACCATCATGACGTCACCTTCACCGCTGTCTCCCGCGCTCCGCTCTCGGAGATCGAAGCCTACAAGCGCCGCATGGGATGGCATTTCCCCTGGGTTTCTTCTCACAGCAACGATTTCAACTTCGATTACCACGTCTCTTTCCTGCCCGGCCCCGGCACCAACGGCACTGTCCACTACAACTTCACCGAAACTCCTTTTCCTGTCAGCGATGACAATACCGAGCTGCCCGGCATGAGCAGCTTCTTCCGCGATGACGACGGCCATGTTTATCACACCTATTCCAGTTACGCTCGTGGGCCGGAAGAGTGGATCGGCACGCTCATGATCCTCGACCGCGCGCCCAAGGGCCGCAACGAGAAGAGCACCATGGATTTCGTTCGCCGGCACGACGAGTACGAGAACCTCCCCAAGCCTCATGCCTGCTGTACCGAGCACGCATAA
- a CDS encoding VOC family protein — protein MPMHVNAYLNFGGNCADAFRYYEKHLGAKLLFSMTFAEAPPGNAPPGEFDPNSVMYSRISLGDTHIMGNDIPPSRYQPMRSAYVALSADSIEEAERIYKALADGGEIFMPIAETFFAFRFGMLRDKFGINWMVLHPRPMQS, from the coding sequence ATGCCGATGCATGTCAATGCCTATCTCAACTTCGGCGGCAACTGCGCCGATGCCTTTCGCTACTATGAGAAACACCTCGGAGCAAAGCTGCTTTTCTCGATGACCTTCGCAGAAGCACCTCCGGGAAATGCCCCTCCAGGTGAATTCGATCCCAACTCCGTGATGTACTCGCGCATAAGCCTGGGCGACACGCATATCATGGGCAACGATATTCCACCCTCGCGCTATCAGCCCATGCGCAGCGCCTATGTTGCGCTCTCGGCCGACTCCATCGAGGAAGCCGAGCGCATCTACAAGGCGCTCGCCGATGGCGGCGAGATCTTTATGCCGATAGCGGAAACATTCTTTGCCTTTCGATTTGGCATGCTGCGCGATAAGTTCGGGATTAACTGGATGGTGCTCCACCCTCGCCCCATGCAAAGCTAA